Proteins from a single region of Candidatus Binatia bacterium:
- a CDS encoding tetratricopeptide repeat protein — MELSREHPFPGLRPFDFRDREFFFGREKHTYALYRLLDRSRFVAVVGSSGSGKSSLVRAGLLPLLGQELDEAGLPIWRCATFHPGDHPMRALRDALVSLAAGADLERDVLVKDVETALGTSSFGLSKAVAEIPGLSDRKLLLVVDQFEELFRYEGSRDEAINFVQSLLEATRSYSSTIHVLITMRSDFIGDCAQFQRLPEAVSRSQFLVPALDREQREEVVLKPIALGEAEIEPLLVERLLNDGGAEMDQLPVLQHCLLRLWESAAVLNETRRLTEKEYDAIGGIAHALSQHADEIMAELGKPLEPAVEAVFRALSETDADGRATRRALSFSKLLAETGIPEADLRRVVERFSAEDCSFLVLSTPALTRETQVDVAHEALLRNWTKISAPLSVKDGRRESGWLAAEATDGWEYRALLSLVRSGPPGAPVTLPLEQVERRYEWWRSRARTAAWAQRYGGGFELVEKLFADSRAELAKQNERERQEAQAEREREAQAQKARRDEEVRRVEEEFARVRARRTLIAAVAMAVLALIALSSAAWALVKDRELTVANDAAATLNAKLSHANAQLQQLNGQKDADIQVKTTQARVLAAQKDKLTAQKNQLAQAGAKIMLEKANLATVNSKLTVTAAQLAATNKRSIILWEEEFTHSQASGKKMLSADVTQHPNDTSARVSLGVYDEVTGDMAGAQQQFLAAHSPNDAFVDASLCDVIAARAVAPANKHSATEKKRLLLQALDNCNTALRLSPNMTYALRSRADVQYDLSLLPGGDRYRTGAVDSVQRALAIDPSEEVSLRYMCELQFTAKDYNAAVAYCTRAAKAYRKSSPTLPVAYLGLGRAEIDKDEYPAAIAALTAAIEIDNKYYDAYYFRAQAETIGGSDLPGAERDFAYVIKNDPQEYGTGQGFYNAHYWLGVAEVKNDDAGAVADLTAALRSKPNDYWTMFWLGRALIQQQNWQAAINDLSHTHEWNTYYYLAYAKLRAGDYRGARPDAQRYISQNPTRGDGYLMLARIELNSGEWSDASANSKKSASLLPAADDKKVALVVADDVTSIGNKGFGPRFAADSNAILANPHDARAYSDRGRVYETIGDRQWALFDYGSAVAANSSDASAFAGKCRLEGENGTIDAALADCDKAAELDPRLASALRQRAIINVTRVGNSNLKQLAAASRDANRAVTLEPQAASSFSTRCFVYYSASRYEEAISDCSTALARDPQLSLPHLWRADARLNTGDYVGGLTDVQTYLRTNPLSADAYLLQARLELRLGSRTQARASAETALRYYKAANDQVGQATAQKLLDDIGSSSLSGRAVRPAGVPDHRGVARRS, encoded by the coding sequence GTGGAGCTCTCACGCGAGCATCCCTTTCCGGGGCTTCGGCCGTTTGATTTTCGCGATCGCGAATTCTTTTTCGGTCGCGAGAAGCATACGTACGCACTCTACCGGCTCCTCGATCGAAGTCGCTTCGTCGCGGTCGTCGGCAGCTCGGGGAGCGGCAAGTCATCCTTGGTTCGCGCCGGTTTGCTGCCGCTGCTGGGACAGGAGCTCGACGAAGCAGGTCTCCCGATCTGGCGATGCGCCACCTTTCATCCCGGCGACCACCCGATGCGGGCGCTGCGCGACGCACTCGTCTCGCTCGCGGCCGGCGCCGATCTCGAGAGAGACGTTCTCGTAAAAGACGTCGAGACCGCGCTCGGAACGTCGAGCTTCGGCTTGTCGAAGGCGGTCGCCGAGATTCCCGGGCTTTCGGACCGAAAGCTGTTGCTCGTCGTCGACCAATTCGAAGAGCTCTTCCGCTACGAAGGAAGCCGCGACGAGGCGATCAATTTCGTGCAGAGCCTCCTGGAAGCCACCCGAAGCTACTCGAGCACGATTCACGTTCTCATCACGATGCGCTCGGACTTCATCGGCGATTGCGCGCAATTTCAGCGGTTGCCGGAGGCCGTCAGCCGTTCGCAGTTTTTGGTGCCGGCGCTCGACCGCGAGCAGCGCGAAGAGGTCGTCCTAAAGCCGATCGCGCTCGGCGAGGCTGAAATAGAGCCGCTGTTGGTCGAGCGCCTCCTCAACGACGGCGGCGCCGAAATGGACCAGCTCCCCGTCCTGCAGCACTGTCTGTTGCGGCTGTGGGAGAGCGCCGCGGTCCTCAACGAAACGCGCCGGCTCACGGAAAAGGAGTACGACGCCATCGGCGGCATCGCGCACGCGCTCTCGCAACACGCCGATGAGATCATGGCGGAGCTCGGTAAGCCGCTCGAGCCGGCGGTCGAAGCGGTCTTTCGCGCGTTAAGCGAGACCGACGCCGACGGACGAGCGACCCGGCGCGCGCTCTCCTTTTCAAAGCTGTTGGCCGAAACCGGCATTCCCGAAGCGGATCTGCGCCGCGTCGTCGAGCGCTTCAGTGCCGAGGACTGCTCGTTTCTCGTGTTGTCGACTCCGGCGTTGACGAGAGAAACGCAGGTTGACGTCGCGCACGAAGCGCTGCTGAGAAATTGGACGAAGATCAGCGCCCCGCTCAGCGTAAAAGACGGCCGCCGCGAGAGCGGTTGGCTCGCGGCCGAGGCCACGGATGGGTGGGAGTATCGCGCGCTCCTGAGTCTCGTTAGATCGGGCCCGCCAGGCGCGCCGGTGACGCTTCCGCTCGAACAGGTCGAGCGGCGATACGAGTGGTGGCGTTCGCGCGCGCGAACCGCAGCGTGGGCGCAACGCTACGGCGGCGGATTTGAGCTCGTCGAAAAACTCTTTGCCGACAGCCGAGCTGAGCTGGCAAAACAAAACGAGCGCGAGCGGCAGGAGGCGCAGGCAGAGCGCGAACGCGAGGCGCAAGCCCAGAAGGCTCGACGTGACGAAGAGGTGCGCCGCGTTGAAGAAGAGTTTGCGCGGGTCCGGGCTCGCCGCACGCTCATCGCCGCGGTAGCCATGGCAGTACTCGCGCTTATCGCGCTCAGCAGCGCGGCCTGGGCGCTCGTTAAGGATCGTGAACTGACGGTCGCCAACGACGCCGCGGCCACGCTCAACGCGAAGCTCTCTCACGCCAACGCGCAGCTTCAGCAACTCAACGGCCAAAAGGACGCCGACATCCAGGTCAAGACGACGCAAGCTCGCGTTCTCGCCGCGCAAAAAGACAAGCTCACAGCGCAAAAGAATCAGCTGGCGCAAGCCGGCGCGAAGATCATGTTGGAAAAAGCGAACCTCGCTACGGTAAACTCGAAGCTGACGGTCACCGCCGCGCAGCTTGCTGCGACGAATAAGCGCTCGATCATTCTTTGGGAAGAGGAGTTCACTCACTCGCAGGCCTCCGGAAAGAAGATGCTCAGTGCGGACGTGACGCAGCATCCGAACGATACCTCCGCTCGCGTCAGCCTCGGCGTTTACGACGAAGTAACCGGCGACATGGCGGGGGCACAGCAGCAGTTCCTCGCGGCGCACAGCCCAAATGATGCGTTCGTAGACGCGTCGCTCTGCGACGTAATCGCAGCCCGGGCAGTTGCTCCCGCCAACAAGCATTCCGCAACTGAGAAAAAGCGCCTACTTCTGCAGGCGCTCGACAATTGCAACACCGCGCTTCGGCTGTCGCCGAACATGACGTACGCTCTACGTTCGCGCGCCGACGTTCAATACGATCTCAGCCTCTTGCCCGGCGGCGACCGGTATCGGACTGGCGCGGTGGACAGCGTGCAGCGCGCGCTCGCGATCGACCCGAGCGAAGAGGTCAGTCTGCGGTATATGTGCGAGCTGCAGTTCACGGCGAAAGATTACAACGCTGCGGTCGCTTATTGCACGCGCGCGGCAAAGGCGTATCGCAAATCGTCCCCAACGTTGCCGGTCGCGTACCTCGGCCTTGGGCGAGCGGAGATCGATAAAGATGAATACCCCGCCGCCATCGCCGCTTTGACGGCCGCGATCGAGATCGACAACAAGTACTACGACGCCTACTACTTCAGAGCGCAGGCCGAAACCATCGGCGGCAGCGATTTGCCCGGCGCCGAGCGAGACTTCGCCTACGTCATAAAGAATGACCCGCAAGAGTACGGCACCGGCCAGGGTTTCTACAACGCGCATTACTGGCTGGGCGTGGCCGAAGTAAAGAACGATGACGCGGGAGCCGTCGCCGATCTCACCGCCGCGTTGCGAAGCAAGCCCAACGACTATTGGACGATGTTTTGGCTCGGTCGGGCGCTGATACAGCAGCAAAACTGGCAAGCGGCGATCAACGACCTATCCCATACCCACGAGTGGAACACGTATTACTACCTGGCCTATGCGAAGCTGCGTGCGGGCGATTATCGCGGCGCGCGTCCGGATGCCCAACGCTACATAAGTCAAAATCCCACCCGTGGTGACGGCTATTTGATGCTGGCGAGAATCGAGCTCAACTCCGGAGAGTGGAGCGACGCTTCGGCCAATTCGAAGAAATCCGCGTCGTTGCTTCCGGCCGCAGACGACAAGAAGGTGGCGCTGGTAGTGGCCGACGACGTTACTTCCATCGGCAATAAGGGCTTTGGCCCGCGATTCGCCGCCGACTCGAACGCGATTCTCGCCAATCCCCACGACGCCCGCGCGTACTCCGATCGCGGTCGCGTGTACGAAACGATCGGCGATCGCCAGTGGGCGCTTTTCGACTACGGTTCGGCAGTTGCCGCAAACTCGTCCGACGCATCTGCCTTCGCCGGTAAATGCCGATTAGAAGGGGAGAACGGAACGATCGACGCGGCACTAGCCGATTGCGACAAGGCAGCAGAGCTCGACCCGAGGCTCGCTTCGGCATTGCGACAGCGCGCGATAATCAACGTCACGCGCGTCGGAAACAGCAACTTGAAGCAGCTCGCCGCCGCAAGCCGCGACGCCAACCGTGCCGTCACGCTGGAGCCGCAGGCCGCGAGCAGCTTCTCGACGCGGTGCTTCGTCTACTACTCGGCGAGCCGCTATGAGGAAGCGATCTCCGATTGCAGCACGGCGCTCGCGCGCGATCCGCAGCTCTCGTTGCCGCACCTTTGGCGAGCCGACGCGCGCTTGAACACCGGCGACTACGTGGGCGGCTTGACGGACGTTCAAACCTACTTGAGAACGAACCCGCTCAGCGCGGACGCGTATCTCCTTCAGGCAAGGCTAGAGCTTCGGCTCGGGAGCCGGACACAAGCGCGGGCGTCCGCCGAGACAGCATTACGCTACTACAAAGCGGCGAACGATCAAGTGGGGCAGGCGACCGCTCAAAAGTTGCTCGACGATATCGGATCTTCCAGCCTTTCAGGCCGTGCGGTACGCCCGGCGGGGGTTCCAGACCATCGGGGTGTAGCTCGTCGATCTTGA
- a CDS encoding DUF5069 domain-containing protein codes for MDRIPPRWNVEVEGICWLPRMIEKARMRERGTLGAYLIGHSPVDAALLKQLNITTEAFVQLVCEQPDDRSVLVALRARGFDEPAVRGWSDTFPRRYALYITLWDLDEGYTPPKLWQALLIAGFHRLEMPLMQGFRCIRRAP; via the coding sequence ATGGATCGGATTCCGCCGCGGTGGAACGTTGAGGTCGAGGGGATTTGCTGGCTCCCGCGGATGATCGAGAAAGCACGCATGCGCGAACGGGGCACTCTGGGCGCTTACCTCATTGGCCATTCACCCGTGGATGCGGCGCTATTGAAACAGCTGAACATAACCACCGAAGCATTCGTGCAGCTCGTTTGCGAACAGCCCGACGATAGAAGCGTGCTCGTTGCTTTGCGCGCGCGGGGCTTCGATGAACCTGCAGTGCGCGGCTGGTCCGATACCTTTCCACGTCGCTATGCCCTCTACATCACGCTCTGGGATCTCGACGAAGGCTACACGCCTCCAAAATTGTGGCAAGCCCTGCTGATCGCCGGTTTTCACCGGCTCGAGATGCCACTGATGCAGGGCTTCCGGTGCATCCGGCGCGCGCCGTAG
- a CDS encoding glycine-rich protein: MKSLDFCSHALGFGIAAAVLAGCSGSQQPPIAAAPPIGAAQSAIARSAAAPRHHHSKTFNFTGAQQNFMVPIGVTHVTVQADGASSGSTYGGGYVKATIPVTPGESLAVFVGGNSSGSSGGFNGGGNGGSTQQHPGNGGAGASDVRQGGSTLANRVVVAGGEGGGGNFNYGGAGGGLVGGQGGGRCSGSCRNSGGGGGGGSQSAGGAGGRGCCGICVNSGASGSLGSGGNGGRDICGGRGGGGGGGGYYGGGGGGASSVNAGGGGGGSSYTEPSARHVINQRGGSTGGLIIISW, translated from the coding sequence ATGAAGAGTCTAGATTTTTGCAGTCATGCTTTAGGCTTTGGCATTGCTGCGGCCGTGCTCGCGGGGTGCAGCGGATCACAGCAGCCGCCGATAGCGGCAGCGCCGCCGATCGGTGCGGCTCAATCCGCGATTGCACGTTCCGCGGCCGCGCCGCGCCACCACCATAGCAAGACCTTCAATTTCACCGGCGCACAGCAAAACTTCATGGTGCCGATCGGCGTGACGCACGTCACGGTGCAGGCCGATGGCGCGAGCTCGGGGTCGACGTACGGCGGTGGTTACGTTAAGGCTACGATTCCGGTCACGCCGGGAGAGTCACTGGCGGTCTTCGTTGGCGGCAACTCCTCCGGCAGTTCAGGCGGCTTTAACGGTGGCGGCAACGGCGGCTCAACACAACAGCATCCTGGGAACGGGGGCGCCGGCGCATCCGACGTGCGCCAGGGGGGAAGCACGCTCGCCAACCGCGTTGTCGTAGCGGGCGGCGAGGGTGGCGGAGGCAACTTCAACTATGGCGGAGCCGGCGGCGGCCTCGTCGGCGGCCAGGGCGGAGGCCGCTGCAGCGGTTCCTGCCGTAACTCCGGTGGTGGCGGCGGCGGCGGTTCGCAGAGCGCAGGAGGTGCAGGCGGGCGCGGCTGCTGCGGCATCTGTGTGAATAGCGGAGCCAGCGGGTCACTCGGCAGCGGCGGGAATGGCGGCCGTGACATATGCGGCGGCCGTGGTGGTGGGGGCGGCGGCGGCGGCTACTACGGCGGCGGCGGCGGGGGGGCCAGCTCGGTCAATGCCGGCGGTGGCGGTGGCGGTTCGTCGTACACCGAACCGAGCGCGCGGCACGTCATCAATCAGCGAGGCGGGAGCACCGGCGGCCTAATCATCATCTCCTGGTAA
- a CDS encoding serine hydrolase domain-containing protein yields MRTVALSLALAALVSTGPIAAAETSDPGAQIDAYARAFIGTGIAPSVSIAITRDGQVVYAKGFGDRSIDPRLPASPNTVYDGASLMKQFTAAALTLLATQGKIDLHAPLSRYVPQIPHAREVTIAQLYGMTSGYQDTGKGSDDATVPLATRITRDTARPLLFQPGTRFNYSNTNYELLGLLIERVGGVPYATFMQTYIVEPLQLRNWTLLGTGTLPRDRATSYFFPTPIRGYPDPNGGKRNLLGASGDISIDVRDMAAWDEALLAHRVVSAAMWRIMTTPGTLRNGSSTGYGAGEYVTEFRGHRLIWHGGNHVGSTAENWILPDDRMSITVLCNGGFTAVPQLIRAIAALYIPENGAATPTPAKSPKPSSAMQSQALAWLQRALKGREMAAEFGGDFAAMGRKYGPPQHLTPLVLDNRGTVQIAAFSVELMGKPYTYYYDATKKAGFALLPVWKP; encoded by the coding sequence ATGCGCACTGTTGCCCTTTCCCTTGCCCTGGCAGCACTCGTTTCGACGGGTCCCATCGCAGCGGCCGAAACATCCGATCCGGGCGCTCAAATCGACGCGTACGCCCGGGCGTTCATCGGCACGGGAATCGCGCCAAGCGTCTCGATCGCGATTACTCGCGATGGACAGGTCGTTTATGCCAAGGGCTTTGGGGACCGCAGTATCGACCCGAGGCTGCCAGCTTCACCCAATACGGTTTACGACGGCGCATCACTGATGAAACAGTTCACCGCAGCCGCACTAACATTGCTCGCGACGCAAGGGAAGATCGACCTCCACGCGCCTCTCTCGCGCTACGTCCCGCAGATTCCGCACGCCCGCGAGGTAACGATCGCGCAGCTCTACGGCATGACTTCGGGTTATCAGGACACCGGCAAAGGCTCCGATGATGCTACCGTGCCTCTTGCCACGCGGATCACGCGCGATACGGCGCGTCCCCTGCTTTTCCAGCCCGGCACACGATTCAACTACTCGAACACCAACTACGAGCTGCTCGGCCTGCTGATCGAGCGCGTCGGCGGCGTGCCGTACGCAACGTTTATGCAAACGTACATCGTCGAACCGCTGCAACTGCGCAATTGGACGCTCCTCGGCACCGGCACGCTGCCGCGGGATCGGGCGACGAGCTACTTCTTTCCTACACCGATTCGTGGTTATCCCGATCCGAATGGCGGAAAAAGAAATTTGCTCGGCGCTTCCGGCGATATCTCGATCGACGTGCGCGACATGGCTGCGTGGGATGAGGCGCTGCTAGCCCACCGCGTCGTTTCCGCTGCGATGTGGCGTATCATGACAACTCCCGGCACGCTCCGCAACGGATCATCGACTGGGTACGGCGCGGGCGAGTACGTCACGGAGTTTCGTGGCCATCGCCTGATCTGGCATGGCGGCAACCACGTCGGCAGTACCGCCGAAAACTGGATTCTTCCCGACGACCGCATGTCGATCACCGTGCTCTGCAACGGCGGCTTTACGGCAGTGCCGCAGTTGATCCGCGCAATCGCTGCGCTCTACATTCCGGAAAATGGTGCAGCAACCCCAACGCCCGCGAAATCACCGAAACCTTCGTCAGCAATGCAGTCACAGGCGCTCGCGTGGCTACAGCGCGCGTTGAAAGGCCGTGAAATGGCCGCAGAGTTCGGCGGCGATTTTGCTGCGATGGGGCGCAAGTATGGCCCGCCGCAACACCTCACGCCGCTCGTGTTGGACAACCGCGGCACGGTGCAAATAGCGGCTTTTTCCGTGGAGCTGATGGGCAAGCCTTACACCTACTATTACGATGCCACGAAAAAAGCCGGCTTCGCGCTGCTCCCGGTCTGGAAACCTTAA
- a CDS encoding pentapeptide repeat-containing protein: MDLYRELSENLDWAVAHHYALKDSVSSVRIGKSTFELRYPSRRGPRIEHPRPAMLCHADLAGVGIEGAVLPGAMLPGSNLSGAYIVGDLDSAVLQDVHLSKATLLGSFINTDFSNADLTGAVLNGANLSRTRLEGTHLQGADLNGTDFDHADLGEANLDGTNLISANLANTSLLNASLSNAELAGTDLTNALYEPVLNAPNSEVFNIKGLGTLKSDGNVSGMVRLRILLSAAGLQDSVRAISSSIERGKTSGDFFLNPSIMSVSSGILRTVAFDLPTSYGLYPERALILIVVFGSLLVPIYLRQIFIEPNTGERTAGIYKVMPANQPSHDEGASRSGGGTNAVRLVSANGWRAFGWASYFSLLSSVNIGFEQLTPGDWIRRLQPTEFTLLPLGWVRVVSGAQSLLSLYLLAMWALTRFGNLFQ; encoded by the coding sequence ATGGACCTCTATCGGGAGCTCTCTGAAAACCTCGATTGGGCGGTAGCACACCATTATGCCCTAAAAGACAGCGTCTCTAGCGTTAGGATAGGTAAAAGCACCTTCGAGTTACGATATCCTTCGAGGCGTGGACCTAGAATCGAACATCCCCGACCAGCAATGTTGTGCCATGCCGATCTTGCGGGAGTAGGAATCGAAGGCGCGGTTCTTCCGGGCGCAATGCTTCCCGGTTCCAATCTGAGCGGGGCATACATCGTCGGAGATCTAGATAGCGCTGTCCTTCAAGATGTTCATCTTTCCAAAGCGACGCTTCTCGGCTCCTTTATAAATACGGACTTCTCCAATGCCGACCTAACTGGAGCAGTTCTGAACGGGGCTAACCTTAGTAGGACTAGGCTAGAGGGGACTCATTTGCAAGGAGCTGACCTAAATGGGACTGACTTCGATCATGCGGACTTGGGTGAGGCGAATCTCGACGGGACGAATCTTATTTCTGCAAACCTGGCTAACACATCACTGTTGAACGCTAGTTTGTCGAACGCCGAACTCGCTGGAACCGATTTGACAAACGCTCTTTACGAACCCGTTTTGAATGCCCCTAATTCCGAAGTCTTTAATATTAAGGGGCTAGGTACGCTCAAGTCTGACGGCAATGTGAGCGGCATGGTTCGATTACGGATACTGCTGTCAGCAGCTGGTCTACAAGACAGCGTGCGGGCCATTAGCTCGTCAATCGAACGTGGCAAGACAAGCGGCGACTTTTTTCTCAACCCATCAATAATGTCGGTCAGCTCCGGAATTTTGAGGACTGTGGCGTTCGATCTCCCCACGTCGTATGGGCTGTACCCTGAGCGCGCACTGATACTGATTGTAGTATTTGGAAGCCTTCTTGTTCCGATATACTTGAGGCAGATATTCATAGAGCCAAATACCGGTGAGCGCACTGCGGGAATCTACAAAGTTATGCCAGCAAACCAGCCATCACATGATGAGGGAGCCTCAAGATCAGGGGGCGGCACCAACGCGGTAAGGCTCGTATCTGCTAATGGTTGGCGAGCCTTTGGTTGGGCTTCGTACTTCTCGTTGTTGTCCTCTGTCAACATCGGCTTTGAGCAGCTCACACCCGGAGACTGGATTCGCCGTCTCCAGCCGACGGAATTCACGCTCCTACCTCTTGGGTGGGTTCGCGTTGTGTCCGGAGCACAGTCGCTCCTGAGTCTCTATCTCCTCGCTATGTGGGCCCTGACCCGCTTCGGAAATCTCTTCCAATAG
- a CDS encoding CADD family putative folate metabolism protein, with translation MRTATQSAFQAEIREIIQHRHLLGHPFYVAWSKGQLSRDQLRQYAGQYLQHVLAEPTYLSAVHSNTPHFAADGTCDLSARQTILENLLDEEMGPDNHPRLWMRFCAALGLTERELAAVQAMPATARLVQTFTELCRNRPFYAGLAALHAFESQVPAIAQVKIEGLRRFYGFADPREFEFFTVHKDADVVHSAKEWRIIERAAGSSAMRGEVCDATIAACEALWCFLDGVYQK, from the coding sequence ATGAGAACGGCAACGCAGTCTGCATTCCAAGCTGAAATCCGCGAGATCATCCAACACCGCCATCTACTCGGCCATCCCTTCTACGTCGCGTGGTCGAAGGGGCAACTGTCGCGCGATCAGCTCCGGCAGTACGCCGGTCAGTATCTGCAGCATGTGCTAGCAGAGCCCACTTATCTCAGTGCTGTTCACTCGAACACGCCACACTTTGCCGCCGACGGAACCTGCGACCTAAGTGCGCGTCAGACAATTCTCGAAAACCTCTTGGACGAGGAAATGGGTCCGGACAATCATCCACGGCTCTGGATGCGCTTTTGTGCGGCGTTAGGGCTCACGGAGCGCGAGCTCGCCGCAGTTCAAGCGATGCCGGCCACCGCGCGACTCGTGCAGACCTTTACGGAGCTCTGCCGTAATCGCCCGTTCTATGCCGGTCTGGCTGCGTTGCACGCCTTTGAATCACAGGTCCCGGCGATAGCGCAAGTGAAGATCGAGGGGTTACGGCGCTTTTACGGATTTGCGGATCCACGCGAGTTTGAGTTTTTCACCGTGCACAAAGACGCCGACGTCGTTCATTCGGCCAAGGAATGGCGAATCATAGAGCGGGCCGCCGGATCGTCGGCCATGCGTGGCGAGGTTTGCGACGCGACGATCGCAGCGTGCGAAGCCCTCTGGTGCTTCCTGGACGGTGTTTACCAAAAGTAA
- a CDS encoding 2-hydroxychromene-2-carboxylate isomerase: MSKLDFWFDFASTYSYIAAMRIEQLCADRGVVLTWKPFLLGPIFELQGWNDSPFNINERRGRYMWRDMERLTGKYRIPWQKPTVFPRNSVLAARVACAASEEPWCGSFIRRTFTANFAEDRDISDRAVVDRLLDETGGSGWIARAEAPDMRGMLPENVSHGIELGIFGAPNCVVNQELFWGEEALEDALDWAVAHPTPKR; the protein is encoded by the coding sequence TTGAGCAAGCTTGATTTCTGGTTTGACTTTGCCAGCACATATTCGTATATCGCCGCTATGCGCATCGAGCAACTCTGCGCGGATCGCGGCGTAGTCTTAACGTGGAAGCCATTCTTACTAGGCCCAATCTTTGAGTTACAAGGCTGGAACGATTCGCCATTCAACATCAACGAGCGACGCGGCCGCTATATGTGGCGCGATATGGAGCGGCTAACCGGAAAGTACCGGATACCGTGGCAGAAGCCGACGGTCTTTCCACGAAACTCGGTGCTCGCAGCTCGCGTCGCGTGTGCTGCTTCGGAAGAGCCCTGGTGTGGAAGCTTCATTCGGCGGACTTTTACCGCCAATTTCGCAGAGGACCGCGATATTAGCGATCGTGCCGTCGTGGATCGTTTGTTAGACGAGACCGGGGGAAGCGGCTGGATTGCGCGAGCCGAGGCTCCAGACATGCGAGGCATGCTCCCTGAAAACGTGAGCCATGGGATCGAGCTTGGCATCTTCGGCGCCCCCAACTGCGTCGTCAACCAGGAACTCTTTTGGGGAGAAGAGGCGCTGGAAGATGCCCTCGATTGGGCCGTCGCACACCCCACGCCCAAGCGATGA
- a CDS encoding HdeD family acid-resistance protein, translating to MRQIVADAAEAQKNWGWYVALGILFILVGIYAIWAEGAATLASVFALGIVLVIAGIGQLVAAFMARGAGHIILLLLVGVLDIIVGLMLLEHPVGGALIVTLLLAVLFVFGGVFRFITALLMQFPNYGWVATSAVLSIILGILLWAQWPISAIWFIGFVVGLNFIFAGISWTWLGWKLKPA from the coding sequence GTGAGGCAAATCGTCGCGGATGCCGCGGAGGCCCAAAAGAATTGGGGCTGGTACGTCGCACTAGGCATCCTGTTCATCCTGGTCGGGATCTACGCCATTTGGGCCGAGGGCGCGGCCACACTGGCATCCGTTTTCGCCCTCGGCATCGTACTGGTCATCGCGGGGATCGGTCAGCTCGTTGCCGCCTTCATGGCGCGCGGCGCGGGCCACATAATTTTGTTGCTGCTGGTCGGAGTTCTGGACATCATCGTCGGATTGATGCTGCTCGAGCATCCCGTCGGGGGCGCGCTCATAGTCACTCTTCTGCTCGCCGTGCTGTTCGTGTTCGGCGGGGTCTTCCGCTTCATTACTGCCCTTTTGATGCAGTTTCCGAATTACGGTTGGGTGGCGACCAGCGCCGTGCTCAGCATCATCTTGGGCATTCTGCTCTGGGCGCAGTGGCCGATATCCGCGATCTGGTTCATCGGGTTCGTCGTCGGACTGAACTTCATTTTCGCCGGTATCTCGTGGACCTGGCTGGGCTGGAAGTTAAAACCAGCATAA